The nucleotide sequence ATTCGGTAATTTGACTTCTATACAAAAAAGATCATGGCAAACAGATAACTACTTCTCATAACATGGATATCAATATTATACTTACTAGCCACATTCTTCAGATGCTTCCTGAAAAAAATCAGCAGTGCGATGCTGATGAGGGATGCAACTCCCGCCACAGCTCCAAGGGGCACCACCCACCAGCTCTGTTTTCTGACTACCACCCTGCAAGATTATGATGCCAAGGAGAAGACATGAGTAAAAGTAAAGCAAAATTAAATTTGATATCCATATAGAAGGAGTGTTGTCAAGAACAACTATGAAGTCTATTCTGTAATGTTAATCTCCTGATTTAGTGGGTGACTGATATAGTGCTGTAATATTCTCCAGGGATCTGGTGTAAGTTTTGGCATGTGTTGTAAATtgccagacttttttttttccttgcctttatAAATCTGTTAATCCCTTTAACCCCAAAGACACATGCAAATTTAAGCAAAAAAAATTCACACCTGAATTTAACTGGTTTTACTGATAACTTACAATTCTGaagttttcaattttttgttttttggatAACATCCAGATGGAGATATAAATATTCCCCCACGTACCCACACTCTGCAGACACCAAAGCTGTTCGCTTGTAACTgtaaagaaattttaaaaataatAGTCAATCTTAAGTTATTTATGCGTAATTTCTTAAAGGAAATGTTCATGAAAGTGGGTCACTACTATACACACATGATATCCCTCTTATTCATCCTGACTTCCTCTTAAGTTTGTATGAATGCCTTAATTACCTTGAACCCATAACAAGTATCCAGCAGAAAGTTCTCTTCTATGAATAAAACACTCCGATTGCCAGTATCTGCTATAACTTTGCTCTTATAGCAACTTAAGTCCTCAAAGCACTTAAGGATGGTAAGGTTCCATGACCGCACACGTTCATCTGAATGGATGGTAAGGTGAAGGCCGGTGATGCTGCAGTAACAAAAGATTATCACCATTACAAGTAAAAAATGGACAAAAGCAAAACTTAAGGCAATCTGGATTAATACTGACATACTTCATCTGAAAGTACTCACTCAAAGACATGGAAGGCAACACTGACATTAATTTCATCAGAGATATTCACAGGAGCAGAGCAGACACCTCCAGCTCTGATTCTCTGACATTTGGCCATAGGACACAGATAACCCTCTGGCTGAAAAGTACAAAATATCATTACAACTATAAAActattttcctttactcttaAAAATTAAAAGCAATACTCAATTTAAGTGAGGCTAAAGGCTATGCCAAAATTGTCAATATAAATGGAAATACAATTACTGTTGCCTACTGAGATGCATAAAAGACCATAAAATATTAGTACCTATATTTGTGATGCCACTTCAGATcaagataaaagaaattaaattctTTAGCACAAAAATGTTCCAGTACAGTGAATCAGTTTGTGTATGTTCTAGTTAATGTGCAGCACACATCAGTTTGGATGAGGATTGGTATATGAATGTATCACATAAATTATCACAATCTTCAGTTCATGATTGTATGAGGTTGTGTTAGAGCTTTTATTTTCCACTGCTGTCTTTGCATTTCctgagtggtttttttttttttttttttttttacatttagcAAACAGGGAATAGAACAGATTGCTCTCATAAAACCATGACATCACTAAGAGAAGGAACCAACATGGGAACCTCTCTGGTCCCTCCCCAGATTAGAATGTACAGGCTATATTCATATTTGATATACCATGATACCCAAGACTTCTACATTGTAAGACACAACACATGCTTCACATTTGATGCCAGCACTCAAAAAGGTTGGCATGTATTCCTGATGTGAAAATTCACCTTATCAAAGGAACTGAATGCCAACGTCCGATTTCCGTCACATTCCAGTATGTCCACAACCCATGCACTTTTCCCTGAAATACCACACATGAAAAGATTACTAAAAGAAGACATATTACCATATTAATCCTGTCTCTACCCTCACTTAACTGCATGATTTGGTAAGCTGCTGGTAGCCACAAACATgtaaataaggggaaaaaaaaatcaaaacaatgaTGAGGAATTGCACAACAGAATCATGACAACTAATCAACATACCATACAAGCATTGCGATTCATTAGTTAAAATAATCTTGAAATGGTACTGTGAGCCGGTCTCAACACCACTAGTGTCCACTTCAATGTTCTGTACACAAGAGTTATCTGTGAAGAAgtcataacaaaaaataagtaatggTGGGATGAGTACAATGCAAAACATATCTATATTTAGCATCAGTTTAACTTAATATCTCAATAAGAGCTAAGAAATACTTCTCTATTTGTCATAAACTTTTTCAGCAAAAACTGGCATGAGGATCCAATTACAGACCTTCCTCCTTTTGTCCATCTACCCAATGGCCCAGAGtggctgctaccaccactaaaAAAAGCACTTTACATGTGCTACAGCACCTACAACAAAAAATTATTGAAACATAAACTGCTGCTGTATGCTGCTAATGTGATTAATATATTTCTGAATATCACATATTTCATCACAAATCATTGAAACATTAAGCACTCACATTTTTCAAAGATTATAGAACCACCTCCTTAATATTCTATACACATCATAAAGGTAGTACACTTTGTTCCTGCTTTAAAGtctgtggtggagagagagagagagagagagagagagagagagagagagagagagagagagagagagagagagagagagagaaattcttgGTTATGCAATGGAGAACAGCTACCTCCTGCTCTATGATCACTggtcagtaaaaataaaaatataaatagtttTAACAAAGTGCAATTTCTTTATAATTTAAACATCCACCAAGTTATTGCTTCTGACTATCTCAATATATAATGAAACTTTAATCCAAATGtactacaaacaaaaaaacacaaacttaACAACTACATAGCTCACAATACAGATGTGCCATTCCTGGCACATCAACACTGTGTTGTGAGAACAATACCAGTGAAATACTCTTTGTGTAGAAAATTCCAAGTCAGCAGATAACTTGAAATAAATGTGCTCTGTAAAATGTGTCTAACTGCTGTATGTCAATGAACACTGTGTACCAAAGATCAACATAATCTCACTGATTGTTTCAGCCAAATAACTTTTCTCACTGTTACAATTATGCATATGTAAGGCCTTTCTTTATATAAGCATCACATGGTTCCACAGCAACACACATCACAATTGACAAATGACATCACAGTActacaattaaaaaaataaataaataaaataaagataaaatataacAGGATTTCCTGTGTGGTACATTTCTAAAATTACACAAACACCTCACAATGTTATCTTTTGTTCATCCTGTTTATGTAGTAAGATATCCAAAACTATGTTTCTGTAATATTGTACACAAGATAAAAGGGTATATCTGTGTTCAGTATGAAGTAAAGaacctttgaaaaaaaagtaattacatAATTATTCAACCTAGAGACCATGTAATTGTTTAGATTACTTGGTAATTTAATTATCAACAAATAAATGCAATGCTTTGTGTAATAGTACACTTCACCTATATACTGCACCAACATACCCACAAAGGAAGTAGCTAAGTACAACCATATTCTGAGGCTGCCTAGTTGTCATTCTTCTCATatttaaccaaaaaaataataattcttaAAGGCACGATACAGAAACCTTTATCTTACTATATGTGaagcaataaagtacttaataAATCGATTCAAAGACTTAttgaaaatatatacacaattATGATCAAGTTTAATGCCAGCTGAACTATACCTGCCTGATATTCAACTGAAAACCGGTAACCAACACAAGACATCTCAATAGCACCTTGTCATAGCTATGCAGCAGAGGTATCCTTCGTCTCTGCTCATCACCTTTTATGACACTCAACCATGGAAGTTTTCTTTCAACACAGCCGCTAAGTGTGTGGCCAGGCTGTGTAtttcaaataataaaatactgatATACACAGCTtggccacacacaaaaaattttAAGATTATGGTTATGTAAAACATGTCACATtaagtttcttattatttgtacTTCATTATAATAATATTCCAAGGGTTTATGTAAAGCAGTTTGCTGGAATCCTTAGttttacaataaaataaataaataaataaaatagcatcATTATGTCACCTTCACCTTGCTACTACCACATACCACCACATGGGATCCATaactatatatacatacaatatCCTCattataaatatgaataaaaacaactatGCAAGCTTACTTTTTATTAAAGCCTGAAGCCTCATTCACTTACATTGATACTTATTTGCATTATAAGATGATTTTGGTTATCAGCAGAGATGGCTGTCAAATCCAGTGAAATATTAACATCTCTATATCTCAACTTGTCACTGGCATTTCTTAATTCCTTACACTGCACTTTTCACATCaacatcatgttagtaatgatATAGTAAACACAGCTATTCTTTTCCAAACAACTGCAGCAGAGTCTATACCATACTGATTAATAATGGTtgctctaaaaaaaaatttaaaaataaaaaaataaaaattgcagCTTCCAAAGACAAATAACTTATTATGTAGCAAATATCACTTTTTaacatctctttccctccacctgtGGTCTCGGTAGGGATTTCCCACTTCATCCCCTGCTGCCCTTCCTCTGCCCTGCCCTCTCCCCTgccccctgcccctccctcgtCCACGACCTCTCCTCTGCATTCTGGgatctgcctcctccttcttggcACGGAAAGATCGTGTCCTGATAACCTGCCGAAGGTCAGGCAGCACTTCTTCAAATTCCTTGATGACTTCCTTTGTTATTGGCTGAGTCATCCATCTTATAGCAGCTGAAAATTTTGATGAGAATCTTTAACATTATATATACagagtacatatatatacataaaactaTTTCATTTaacatcctctttttttcctctcaagtCTGGACAGTCACATTTTGGGAATAAAAGGTTTCCTCTCCTGGATGCCTTTTCTTGATGGGGAGCAGTTTCATTTCAGGTGATCTTCTATGTAAGCTGCCTACCAAGGCTAtcacactccctcttcctcagaCTAATTGCACCATGTGATGTAGTTtcactctctctcattatagaGGAAGGGGGTTGTTGCATAAAGACTGGAAGACATACTGATAGCCACATAATGATAAAATCTTTTTTACTTATAACAATGGTAGTGCTGAGTGACTATGTACAGGTGTATGTACTATGTACCATCACTAATCCAGCAATCACTACTCCAGCTCCATCACTAATCTGGCACTATTTTTGGCTAGTGTAATTTCAAATTTCCCAGGTTGCTACTGTTTGTTGGTGCTACTTGCTGCATAATCAGTTGGCATCACTTTCAAACACAGAGGAGCCATTccaatttgttttcctccattcattatTAAACCTGCTCAGTTTTAGCTCCAGTCATGGCTccagtaaataaaggaaatgcttCTCATTGTGTAAAGCACAAACACTGTACATTAGCATCCATAAAAGATAAGGCTGaacttctgaaaaaaaattgacagtggtgtgtctgtgtgaagcTTGTGTGAATTATACAGCATTGGCTCCCCAACAGTTTatgacaaagaaacaaagaaaattgcAGATTTTTGCTAACAGTATCAGCAATACCAATGTTGTCAATACTGACCAGAAATTAATTCATGGTATTGGTGGGAAAAGTGGTATCAGTACAGCCCCATTTATTAATCAACTTGTACTGGTTTATGGAGTATTTTAAAGGCAGGATAAGGTGGTTAACTGTTGGGTTAAGTGTATTCTAGCTAACTTCTCTGTAATCAGTAAAATCACCATAGTGGAACCAGACTAACTTGGTACTTGGGATGTTGGCTGTTGCCACCTCAATCCCagagtgacctgacctgacaatGGACAGCAGGGTGCGGCCTAGGAGATTCACGTGTCAAGGACATTTAGGGGGCTGCGCCACACGTCCTATACATGTTGCCAAGTGTTCCACAAGATATATAGTGTTGTTCCATCATCAAATCAAAAGCCATTCAAAAAAATGTGCAGTCATATGTAAAAActtataattttggaataattaaggcaaaggaTGACAGTATGAGTGAAAGGGAGGTGTTCATATGCCTGTTCACTCTGAACGTGACACCAATGTGGGACAGGAACAGCCAACACCCCGAGTACCAAGCTAGTCTGGTTCCATTATAACATGGCAGCTTACAGGTCCAAATTATGCCACATTAGCAATAGTCAACCAGTACTCaagtgttgatggaatttaagaTTCACTAAAGCTAATAAGCAGTTTTGCAATAAAAATGAATTAAGGATTCCAACATGAGGTTGGAATATGGGAAAAAGAGGATTAAAGCTAACTAAACATGCAATTCCCTGTAGTTACTGCATTACTCATACAAAatttcaaaacaaaataattggacAAACCTTCAATCTCACGGTCATCATCATGTATGAAGAAAggcctttttttcactttttggtGAACAGTAACAAGCGGCCTTGGGACACTTACAGGTGGTGCTACCACTGCTTCCTTCTCAGCTTCTGTAGTAACTGCTGGCAAAAGAGGTTTGTAAGACATTACAAAGAACTTGAAACTTGTAACATTTAAGTTTCTctaatatatttccttttactGCACCATTTATCATCGAGACAGCATAATAGTAGGAGGGCTCTAGATGTTATTCCTCCATGTATTAGGTACTGTATGTGCAAACTCCTCTACACAAGCATGAATTTATGTATTGTACAGTAAGTAATAAGTAATACATAATACATTGACTTTATTTTCTAACTTACCTTCTTTATTAATCTTGGAAAACTGAGCCAGCAAGCTGAAGCCTGACATGTTCTGGCCAAAACTTAGGTCTTTGGACACTTTCACATATTTGCTATTGACTTCAGTTTCTGATGGCATGGTCTCATTTATAGCCTAGAAAGTGAAGTGGGAAAAGTCTGTTAAACAACTACATAGCAGCAAAAAGGTCTAGCAATCACAAATGCGGTAAGTAAAGAATTTACATATGTACATGAAACCTACCTATAGTTAtgctcctcaccaccaccacaaggaggaggaggaggaggaatacaaaggaatacaaaggaaagccaaacagcaacagaccttttgatCCTTGCACGgttgtttggtaactacttctaactagctacagggaagagagacagaacagcacagcagaaggttcctctccacccaccactccctctagCTTGCACTGTCACGGAAATAGTTTGGAAAaataccatgcagtatggaaaaactgaggaggaggaggaggaggaggaggaggaggaggaggaggaggaggaggaggaggaggaggaggaggaggaggaggaggaggaggaggaggaggaggaggaggaggaggaggaggaggagaagaagaagaagaagaagaagaagaagaagaagaagaagaagaagaagaagaagaagaagaagaagaagaagaagaagaagaagaagaagaagacaaagaagaaacagcagaaacagcagcaaaagcacaacaacaacaacaacaacaacaacaacaacaacaacaacaacaacaagtggtagcagaagaggaataagcagcagcagcagcagcagcagcaaaggagCACACCTGCCTTGGtctccctacttttttttttttttcatgtaagaggggtactggccaaggccataatatatatatatatatatatatatatatatatatatatatatatatatatatatatatatatatatatatatatatatatatatatacacagtagGGTATGCAGCAACAAACACAATTTGTTCCAATGTAGCATTCATTATggcaaatgtgcattatgaCGACTGAAGAGtctatgggaaaaaattaattggttcctGGGAAcctgaaaataaatacaaaaattcaacatttttttaaacatatataaaaatgagcacatttgcactactacattcgagataacacaacaaatatatacagtgcCCTCATGAGTTTTGCATCTAGTTCTAAACTCTTACCATCCTGAGTTTAGCACATTATCACCCCAAGCTTTGCACTATTTTCAGAAGTGCAggtcacatttacctactgtcagcatcacacatatacatacagtaaacTCCATAAGTTggagccatctctctctctctctctctctctctctctctctctctctctctctctctctctctctctctgaaagataAGAACAATACTAAAGATTGCTAAAATAGAATGGGACTGATtgggaatgaaaatggaattatgtaTATAGAGTTAGAAAGGATAAAGCAAAAATCACATCAaatgaatgagagggagagacagtgaggtatcactcccttgtcccttatctctgacagataagggggaggggaggtgacaacAAGGGAGGtctgagacaagacaaaagaagggagaggagaggaaaaagggaaggaaggtacagGCACCTGGATAGGTGAGCAACGGCTCACACAGTTAGTCTTGCAAGTTTCAATTTGTTATTCCGATTAAATTTTTATCAAAATTTCAGTGCCCGCACAAATGGCAAAGTTCATTTTGgcagttttggttcattattccaattaaatatttattaaaattccaaTGCTCACATGAGTGGCAAGTTTGctatgccagttttggttcattattccaattaaataCTTGTTAaattttagtgcattattgTAGTTGTTCATTATAACGACcattacggtgtgtgtgtgtgtgtgtgtgtgtgtgtgtgttcagatgaGTGAATGGAAGGATGTCAGGTGtgttgaggagaggaagagatggtgtgGCTTTTCTCTTAAGTACAAGGGTAAAGAATTGTAAGACAGAACATATCAAATTTAGGGTGACCCCATGTGTAACTGCCACCTAGGAATATAGACAGATCTCTTGCCACCAAGAACACACTACCATGCACAGCCTTGAAATTATGATTTGCAAGTAAagctaaacaaaataatatgcATGACCTTGCATGGTAAGGACAGTATTATCACTGCCATGTTCTGCTCCTTCCCCTCAACCAAAAGTAAATTTAAACTTACTGGCTTGTCTGCTGCAACTTTGTCTTTGTTTGGCTGGTGCTCAGACAGGGTGTGTTCTTCCCCCATGACCTGGTCTTTGTCATCAGCTGCACTTTTTCCTCCACTGagatatcagaaaaaaataaatgagtagtgatgattaaaaaataattggaggtaaaacaaaaaagtaaaaaattatgTAAGTTCCAAGTTAAAAACCTTAAAATTTAGAGAACTTACTTCACATTCTCTGTTTTTAATGTAGAAACATTTACTACTAATGTACAGCAGGATGACTAATTAAGCATGTAATTCAATGAAGACCTAATATCCTGCTCCTTGCTCTTAAACATGGTTCATAACTATTACTTGTAAATTCCTATGCAATATACTAAACAAATTTAACACAATGGATCAGTgaacactatttttttattttaaagtaTAATCTGTGACATACCTGTGAGGGTCATCAAGGCTTTCCAAAATATCCAGCTGTGtctgctgctcctccctcaCATCAGTGCAGCTGCCAATGCTGTTAGAGTCTTCCTCAACAGTGACATCAGTGTCTTCATCCTGGTCAACTCTGGGGGAAGCTGCATCCTGAAAGCAACATTAATGGATTATCAGCCTTGGTATTTTGATTAAATCATCTAATGAAAACCTACAGTGAACTGTACATTTATTGACTCAGTACAAAAATTCAtgtacattaccaaaaaatactCAGCTTTTGTAATAGCTCTCCGTTTTTCTACTGTCAAGTGTGTCTAAACACTTGCTGATGGTTTATGGTTCAAACTAGTAAGAATATCAACAAGAAACagataatataaaacaataactCACCTGTGATGCTTTGGTTCCTCTGTGTGATCCACAGCCAGGCTTAGCAGACTTGCCACCTTTAACCCTTCCACAGGATTCATCTTGAGCaacttcattttcattatcagaATCAGCCCACACTGAACTAAACTGTTTAAAGCTAGACAAAATTCCCTCTTcaatctcatttttcttttttttcttttctttctttgcagaGAGCAAATGAGATTCTGTCTGTAAAATTTCTCCTCTAGTttgtaaaattttcttttttggagATAACAAGTTTTCGTCACTGGTattacattctttccttttctttgaatGTTTAGTGTCAGTTTTTACAACAGTTTCTTCTCTGGAAACTCTCTGTCCTTTGGATTGCACAAGACTACCTTCTGTATTTATTACATTTGCTTCTTGACTTTTTATGGCCAAACAGTCTGACCTTCCAAAGTAAGTgttctcttcttgcttcttgGCAGCTCGTTCCCGGTTCAAGCGATCCAGAAAACTCTCCTTTGCTCGCTCCACCCTCAGGTGAGAGCCCTTCCATGATGCACCATTTAACTGCTGAATACCTGCAAACAACAATAAAGACTACAAAGTTTCATTTCTTTGTAATTCTATTTCATTGATTTGTAATCCTATCAAGTTAACTTTGTTCAAGAAAATGTTCACTATAAAAGATCACCGCTGCATTATAACACACAGAAAATATAATTCAGAAATGTGATCTGACACATACACTGTTCCACCTGGGATGGTGCTGCATCTACATTTACATATGCAAATCTGAGTAGCACTTTTCCTTCCGGATCAGTCTTCTCCTTGAAATCAATGCTGGCGACAGGTGCATAACGTGCCACCTTCTCTCCAAGCTCCTGTCTGTCAACTTTATCACTCAGTCCTCCAATAAATAACCGTGTGGAAGCCATTTCTTGTCTTTTGGCtgtagtaaagaaaataattagatgGATATTCTCAATTAAACATCAGTAATGATTATATAATACAATTTTGAAAGACTGCTTCTATGCTTACAGTGATGATGTTCTTATGACAGCAACAAGCCACACATCAACACATGTTGTCATGTCACACATGGTGCAGGGGTTCATGTACAGATTTTGagctttgcttttttttcttttttagtaacAGAATAACTTTCTCAGAAAACTGTGAACTTTATCATTTATGATGGGAGGCAATCTCTGTTTAAATTAAAGAGATCTTCTTCCACCAGAAACAAATTTAGACATACACAAAATTCTTGTAAACCACTGACAAATCATATTCAACACTGAGATATATAGAGTTTCCTTCGTACTgcatggattattattattattattatttattattatctttatttttcatttcctatatAGAGATTTCTCCTGCCTTGAATGTGGTGTGGTTAACAGTATATCAGAGCACCAAAGAACCTTGTAAACCATCTTTAGAAAGTTACATACTCATAGGTAGGGTTTGGTTAAATTCAAACATCAACTTGTGTTACCTACAAACTTTTGCAGAATAATAATTTCTCTAGAACAAGTGCACTAATCAAGAGTTACCTAATTAAAAGAATGTTTATTATAAAAgttaaaaatgcatgttaacTGTCTGTTTCCAACTTGCCATTAATAAAattagtaaatttgcagtttcaaccaGTACTCAcatcctctttatttctttcactaaAACCAACAAGCATAGAGGCCTAGTgggaatgcatttttttttggggggggaggagtTGGGAGAGCTGAAATGAGGCATTTTCGTAAT is from Scylla paramamosain isolate STU-SP2022 chromosome 9, ASM3559412v1, whole genome shotgun sequence and encodes:
- the LOC135103769 gene encoding uncharacterized protein LOC135103769 codes for the protein MCCSTCKVLFLVVVAATLGHWVDGQKEEDNSCVQNIEVDTSGVETGSQYHFKIILTNESQCLYGKSAWVVDILECDGNRTLAFSSFDKPEGYLCPMAKCQRIRAGGVCSAPVNISDEINVSVAFHVFDITGLHLTIHSDERVRSWNLTILKCFEDLSCYKSKVIADTGNRSVLFIEENFLLDTCYGFKLQANSFGVCRVWVRGGIFISPSGCYPKNKKLKTSELVVVRKQSWWVVPLGAVAGVASLISIALLIFFRKHLKNVAMSKGMHESSGVALERASKHRPAVLILYAQDSEAHVAMVTQLILRLKEHLCQVFDIFDESNFEKLSNPSCWLQEIISTSSLKIVLVVSPRVMDYFHAVITTCVSSDTPGGWFNMDCNNRLLLAAIKHLFDKELVVNYNRVFVVR
- the LOC135103767 gene encoding nucleolar protein 8-like isoform X1 is translated as MASTRLFIGGLSDKVDRQELGEKVARYAPVASIDFKEKTDPEGKVLLRFAYVNVDAAPSQVEQCIQQLNGASWKGSHLRVERAKESFLDRLNRERAAKKQEENTYFGRSDCLAIKSQEANVINTEGSLVQSKGQRVSREETVVKTDTKHSKKRKECNTSDENLLSPKKKILQTRGEILQTESHLLSAKKEKKKKKNEIEEGILSSFKQFSSVWADSDNENEVAQDESCGRVKGGKSAKPGCGSHRGTKASQDAASPRVDQDEDTDVTVEEDSNSIGSCTDVREEQQTQLDILESLDDPHSGGKSAADDKDQVMGEEHTLSEHQPNKDKVAADKPAINETMPSETEVNSKYVKVSKDLSFGQNMSGFSLLAQFSKINKEAVTTEAEKEAVVAPPVSVPRPLVTVHQKVKKRPFFIHDDDREIEAAIRWMTQPITKEVIKEFEEVLPDLRQVIRTRSFRAKKEEADPRMQRRGRGRGRGRGQGRGQGRGRAAGDEVGNPYRDHRWRERDVKK
- the LOC135103767 gene encoding nucleolar protein 8-like isoform X2, which encodes MASTRLFIGGLSDKVDRQELGEKVARYAPVASIDFKEKTDPEGKVLLRFAYVNVDAAPSQVEQCIQQLNGASWKGSHLRVERAKESFLDRLNRERAAKKQEENTYFGRSDCLAIKSQEANVINTEGSLVQSKGQRVSREETVVKTDTKHSKKRKECNTSDENLLSPKKKILQTRGEILQTESHLLSAKKEKKKKKNEIEEGILSSFKQFSSVWADSDNENEVAQDESCGRVKGGKSAKPGCGSHRGTKASQDAASPRVDQDEDTDVTVEEDSNSIGSCTDVREEQQTQLDILESLDDPHSGGKSAADDKDQVMGEEHTLSEHQPNKDKVAADKPAINETMPSETEVNSKYVKVSKDLSFGQNMSGFSLLAQFSKINKEVTTEAEKEAVVAPPVSVPRPLVTVHQKVKKRPFFIHDDDREIEAAIRWMTQPITKEVIKEFEEVLPDLRQVIRTRSFRAKKEEADPRMQRRGRGRGRGRGQGRGQGRGRAAGDEVGNPYRDHRWRERDVKK